The following proteins come from a genomic window of Megalobrama amblycephala isolate DHTTF-2021 linkage group LG1, ASM1881202v1, whole genome shotgun sequence:
- the LOC125243329 gene encoding galectin-3-binding protein A-like, which produces MYLVWTLLFLHVSAQHWTLFDEQSKPKREGRVRLVGDLPSSGRVEIYHDGQWGTVCDDGWDLAEAQVVCRQMGFPGAISVAPGGQYGEGSGPIWLDDMNCRGSESLLSECCFKGWGVTDCSHKEDAGVVCETGTNITGNRQFSVDNSLGLSDELGLLFDSGDGCDFSINVRDLSEEAELSFCVHSMILMIYPELNIRNESRNLTVDVSQMCHPHVSAFLRYLYTQQIDVSITSAQCLHQLAFIFGVNKLMEDVGRIFTSLIPEDNTFRTQVLMYEYGVRTGDLVLQENVLQYLSWNCEFLISSPVWSTISFHMMDALLQRSDLVVKDEALLLEALERWIQNKGDEISSEQQASLLNHIRFLLIPVDKLYEMQFSSSVLYQNHEKLYLNGLLSGFQFNVLSFSKIRNKMDNMSNDYLPRIYTADGFSVFINDMTTIYQYYQYNYGQNNRIQTFSTPAHPSALYKDQMVQWQAQAFLTVQECSYYGLSCDSFPVARLLAYGNQNSYTNTIRFSNRLILSCKNQNNVFHVQDFKNDMAVIPTNSNMGLPNPCPDDYSLRFVVRPEYI; this is translated from the exons ATGTATCTTGTATGGACTTTGCTGTTTTTACATGTGTCAGCACAGCATTGGACTCTGTTTG ATGAGCAGTCAAAGCCTAAGCGGGAGGGCAGAGTGAGGCTTGTTGGAGATCTGCCTTCATCTGGTCGTGTGGAGATCTACCATGATGGACAGTGGGGTACAGTTTGTGATGACGGATGGGACCTAGCCGAAGCACAAGTGGTGTGTCGTCAGATGGGTTTCCCTGGAGCGATATCAGTTGCACCTGGAGGACAATATGGTGAAG GTTCTGGTCCAATCTGGCTGGATGACATGAACTGTAGAGGCTCAGAGAGCTTATTGTCTGAATGCTGCTTCAAAGGCTGGGGTGTTACTGACTGCTCACATAAAGAGGATGCAGGAGTGGTCTGTGAGACTG GAACAAACATAACCGGCAATCGTCAGTTCTCTGTGGATAACAGTCTGGGTTTGTCTGATGAACTTGGTCTTCTGTTTGACAGTGGAGATGGTTGTGATTTCAGCATTAATGTACGAGACCTCTCTGAAGAGGCAGAATTATCTTTTTGTGTGCACAGTATGATCCTCATGATTTATCCAGAACTAAACATAAGGAATGAGTCCAGAAACCTCACAGTGGATGTCAGCCAGATGTGCCATCCTCATGTCTCTGCTTTTCTCAG gtATTTGTACACACAACAAATTGATGTTTCCATCACATCGGCTCAATGTCTCCATCAGCTGGCATTTATCTTTGGAGTGAATAAGCTTATGGAGGATGTTGGCAGGATCTTCACTTCACTCATTCCTGAAGACAACACCTTCCGGACACAGGTATTAATGTACGAGTATGGCGTACGCACAGGTGACCTTGTTCTGCAGGAGAATGTCCTTCAGTATCTTTCCTGGAACTGTGAGTTCCTCATAAGCTCTCCGGTGTGGAGCACCATCTCCTTTCACATGATGGACGCTCTGCTGCAGCGCTCAGACCTGGTTGTGAAGGATGAAGCTTTACTTCTTGAAGCTCTGGAGAGATGGATCCAAAACAAAGGTGATGAAATTAGTTCAGAACAACAGGCCAGCCTCCTGAATCACATCCGCTTCCTCTTGATCCCAGTGGATAAACTGTATGAAATGCAGTTTTCCTCAAGTGTTCTCTACCAGAATCATGAGAAACTGTATCTAAATGGTCTGCTCAGCGGTTTTCAGTTCaatgttctttctttctctaaGATCAGGAATAAAATGGATAACATGAGTAATGATTATCTACCCAGAATCTACACTGCTGATGGGTTTAGTGTATTTATCAATGACATGACCACCATTTACCAGTACTATCAGTACAACTATGGCCAAAATAACAGAATCCAAACCTTCTCCACTCCTGCACACCCTAGTGCTCTTTACAAAGACCAGATGGTCCAGTGGCAAGCACAGGCTTTTCTTACTGTTCAGGAATGCTCTTACTATGGTCTTTCATGTGATTCTTTTCCTGTTGCAAGGCTTTTGGCATATGGTAATCAGAACAGTTACACTAACACAATTCGCTTCAGCAACAGGTTAATTCTCAGCTGTAAGAATCAAAACAATGTATTTCATGTCCAAGACTTCAAAAATGACATGGCAGTGATTCCAACCAACAGCAACATGGGCCTACCTAACCCCTGTCCTGATGACTACAGTCTTAGATTTGTGGTGCGTCCAGAGTATATCTGA